From one Amaranthus tricolor cultivar Red isolate AtriRed21 chromosome 17, ASM2621246v1, whole genome shotgun sequence genomic stretch:
- the LOC130804485 gene encoding binding partner of ACD11 1 isoform X2 codes for MQTKTVQVSNLSDLATEREVHDFFSFSGDIDHIEIRRESSNSKKAFVTFREEKALEIALLLSGATLVDRIVTISLAENYVVNSEMEVRVVDNAVSTAHVEDISSNVEGKPGLTNGRSYVNKAQEVVSNMIAKGSAIRQDAVNKAKAFDEKHRLTANASAKVSSFDKRVGITEKLTVGISVVNEKVKSVDQRLQVSDKTMAALFAAERKLSDTGSAVKSSRYVTAGAAWLNGAFTKVAKVGNVAGTKTRQKFHTAMSNLTAKDPIAA; via the exons ACCAAAACAGTTCAAGTTAGCAATTTATCAGATCTAGCTACTGAAAGGGAAGTTCATgattttttctccttttctgGTGATATTGACCACATTGAGATTCGCCG TGAATCAAGTAACTCAAAGAAGGCGTTTGTTACATTTAGAGAAGAGAAAGCTCTTGAAATTGCCTTGCTGCTTTCG GGAGCAACTTTAGTTGACCGCATTGTCACTATATCTCTTGCTGAAAATTATGTAGTAAACTCAGAGATG GAAGTGAGAGTAGTCGATAATGCCGTAAGCACAGCTCATGTTGAAGATATATCCTCAAATGTTGAG GGTAAACCTGGCTTGACTAATGGTAGATCGTATGTTAATAAAGCTCAAGAAGTTGTTTCCAATATGATAGCAAAAGGTTCTGCTATTCGGCAAGATGCTGTGAACAAGGCTAAAGCATTTGATGAGAAGCACCGTTTGACAGCTAATGCATCTGCCAAGGTCAGTTCCTTTGACAAAAGAGTCGGGATCACTGAGAAGCTTACCGTTGGGATTTCCGTTGTTAATGAGAAAGTCAAGTCTGTGGACCAAAGGCTCCAGGTTTCTGACAAAACAATGGCAGCGTTGTTTGCTGCAGAGAGGAAATTAAGTGATACAGGATCAGCTGTCAAGTCAAGCCG GTATGTTACTGCTGGAGCAGCATGGTTGAATGGTGCTTTTACCAAAGTTGCAAAAGTCGGTAATGTTGCTGGTACGAAAACTAGACAAAAATTCCACACAGCAATGTCAAATCTTACTGCAAAG GATCCAATAGCTGCATAG
- the LOC130804485 gene encoding binding partner of ACD11 1 isoform X1 produces MQQTKTVQVSNLSDLATEREVHDFFSFSGDIDHIEIRRESSNSKKAFVTFREEKALEIALLLSGATLVDRIVTISLAENYVVNSEMEVRVVDNAVSTAHVEDISSNVEGKPGLTNGRSYVNKAQEVVSNMIAKGSAIRQDAVNKAKAFDEKHRLTANASAKVSSFDKRVGITEKLTVGISVVNEKVKSVDQRLQVSDKTMAALFAAERKLSDTGSAVKSSRYVTAGAAWLNGAFTKVAKVGNVAGTKTRQKFHTAMSNLTAKDPIAA; encoded by the exons AGACCAAAACAGTTCAAGTTAGCAATTTATCAGATCTAGCTACTGAAAGGGAAGTTCATgattttttctccttttctgGTGATATTGACCACATTGAGATTCGCCG TGAATCAAGTAACTCAAAGAAGGCGTTTGTTACATTTAGAGAAGAGAAAGCTCTTGAAATTGCCTTGCTGCTTTCG GGAGCAACTTTAGTTGACCGCATTGTCACTATATCTCTTGCTGAAAATTATGTAGTAAACTCAGAGATG GAAGTGAGAGTAGTCGATAATGCCGTAAGCACAGCTCATGTTGAAGATATATCCTCAAATGTTGAG GGTAAACCTGGCTTGACTAATGGTAGATCGTATGTTAATAAAGCTCAAGAAGTTGTTTCCAATATGATAGCAAAAGGTTCTGCTATTCGGCAAGATGCTGTGAACAAGGCTAAAGCATTTGATGAGAAGCACCGTTTGACAGCTAATGCATCTGCCAAGGTCAGTTCCTTTGACAAAAGAGTCGGGATCACTGAGAAGCTTACCGTTGGGATTTCCGTTGTTAATGAGAAAGTCAAGTCTGTGGACCAAAGGCTCCAGGTTTCTGACAAAACAATGGCAGCGTTGTTTGCTGCAGAGAGGAAATTAAGTGATACAGGATCAGCTGTCAAGTCAAGCCG GTATGTTACTGCTGGAGCAGCATGGTTGAATGGTGCTTTTACCAAAGTTGCAAAAGTCGGTAATGTTGCTGGTACGAAAACTAGACAAAAATTCCACACAGCAATGTCAAATCTTACTGCAAAG GATCCAATAGCTGCATAG